A stretch of Aerococcaceae bacterium zg-252 DNA encodes these proteins:
- a CDS encoding sugar ABC transporter permease, whose amino-acid sequence MENSITQPFAPLSKAKLKQLDKELKLRKRKSVLTNAALYLMILPGVLYFIIFKYVPMGGIIIAFQDYQPFLGIKGSQWVGMKHFIRLFTEPTFRTLLVNTLYFFVLNIVFFFPLPIVLALLLNEVRHKAFKKIVQTIIYIPHFMSWVIIVSISFVLLSMDGGMINEALTYLGLNKIPFLTSANWAGVVYTAQIIWKELGWSTIIYLAAITAVDTQLYEAADIDGATLLQKMWHVTLPAIRPVIVTLLILKVGNILNLGFEHMYLLVNPLNRERTEIFDTYIYTAGLKNGQLSFSTAMGLFKGVVGFIMVSITNKIANMLGEDGVY is encoded by the coding sequence ATGGAAAATTCTATAACACAACCCTTTGCTCCGTTATCAAAAGCAAAGCTAAAGCAACTAGATAAAGAGTTAAAACTGAGAAAAAGAAAATCTGTTTTGACTAATGCAGCTCTTTATCTAATGATTTTGCCAGGGGTATTATATTTTATCATATTTAAATATGTTCCGATGGGTGGAATCATTATTGCGTTTCAAGATTATCAACCATTCTTGGGGATTAAAGGTAGTCAATGGGTAGGAATGAAGCACTTTATTCGTCTGTTTACAGAACCAACATTTAGAACATTACTTGTGAATACATTGTATTTCTTTGTGTTGAATATTGTCTTCTTCTTTCCGCTGCCAATTGTATTAGCATTATTATTGAATGAAGTTAGGCATAAAGCGTTCAAAAAGATAGTGCAAACAATTATTTATATTCCGCATTTTATGTCATGGGTAATTATTGTTTCTATCAGTTTTGTATTATTATCAATGGACGGTGGAATGATTAATGAAGCTTTAACCTATTTGGGACTTAATAAAATTCCATTTTTAACTTCAGCGAATTGGGCTGGTGTCGTTTATACAGCACAAATTATTTGGAAAGAGTTAGGCTGGTCGACGATTATCTATTTAGCAGCTATTACAGCGGTGGATACTCAACTATATGAAGCGGCAGATATCGACGGCGCAACGCTATTACAAAAAATGTGGCATGTTACATTGCCGGCTATACGTCCAGTAATCGTGACTTTATTAATCTTAAAAGTCGGAAATATCTTAAATTTAGGCTTCGAACACATGTATTTATTAGTGAATCCGCTTAACCGAGAACGAACTGAAATATTTGATACTTATATTTATACAGCGGGATTAAAAAACGGACAATTAAGTTTTTCGACAGCAATGGGATTGTTCAAAGGTGTTGTTGGCTTCATAATGGTTTCAATTACTAATAAGATAGCAAATATGTTAGGTGAAGATGGCGTGTATTAA
- a CDS encoding carbohydrate ABC transporter permease encodes MNNRSNQSTGYKIFTVCNYIFLTLLAAACLFPFLNIIASSFATPAEMARKKFILFPETFSIDAYRYILSTPTIFRSLAVSIGITFFGTLTSMIVTSLMAYGLSRKYLYGRSFFNFMIVFSMLFSGGMIPHFLVVKSLGLLNSYLALILPVTVNAFNLIIMRNFFQALPDSLEESAKIDGASHWTIFSKIMVPLALPSIATISLFYAVSYWNTYMQAILYINDSKKWPIQVLLRQIVIVSSGLQVDGSMFEVVPPAQSVKMAVIVIATLPMLIVYPFIQKYFVKGALVGSVKG; translated from the coding sequence ATGAACAATCGTTCAAACCAAAGTACTGGATATAAAATATTTACAGTATGCAATTATATATTTTTAACATTATTAGCCGCAGCGTGTCTATTTCCATTTTTAAATATTATCGCTAGTTCATTTGCTACGCCAGCTGAAATGGCTCGGAAAAAGTTTATACTATTTCCTGAAACATTTTCAATAGATGCTTATCGGTATATTTTATCAACACCAACTATTTTTAGATCACTGGCTGTTTCAATTGGAATTACCTTTTTCGGGACACTCACAAGTATGATTGTTACAAGTTTAATGGCTTACGGTTTATCCAGAAAATATTTATACGGTCGCAGTTTCTTCAACTTTATGATTGTTTTTTCTATGCTATTTAGCGGTGGTATGATTCCACATTTTTTAGTTGTTAAAAGTTTAGGATTATTAAACTCATATCTAGCATTAATTTTGCCTGTCACTGTCAATGCATTCAATTTAATTATCATGCGTAACTTCTTCCAAGCATTACCTGATAGCTTAGAAGAATCAGCTAAAATTGATGGTGCATCGCATTGGACTATATTTTCTAAAATTATGGTTCCTTTAGCATTACCATCCATTGCAACCATTTCATTATTCTACGCTGTTTCATACTGGAATACTTATATGCAAGCAATTCTATATATTAACGATTCCAAAAAATGGCCAATTCAAGTCTTATTACGTCAAATCGTCATTGTTTCAAGTGGCTTACAAGTCGATGGAAGTATGTTTGAGGTGGTACCACCCGCACAATCTGTAAAGATGGCAGTCATTGTTATCGCAACCTTACCAATGCTCATCGTTTATCCTTTCATTCAAAAATATTTTGTCAAAGGGGCCCTTGTCGGCTCGGTTAAGGGATAA
- a CDS encoding IclR family transcriptional regulator yields MANETPVYGTVLLKASNIINVIAKSSEPLALNTIAQECGYTVSTTSKILDTLQLIEYVQRNPVDKKFSLGIALIQYSNAALMQFDIIRDSYFALKALFDEFHETVHLGMLKDNQMLYINKFSSPENNKQMLSQIGGTRELYCSAMGKAILSTFSIERQKAYIDTIHLTPFTNQTITDKSILTQEIQIVRQQGFATDNREIENHLYCIGAAIHTANEPTAQYAFSVTIPYYRLTDELKQTLINRVLETKELIEKMVL; encoded by the coding sequence ATGGCGAACGAAACCCCTGTTTACGGAACAGTATTATTAAAAGCATCAAATATCATCAATGTTATAGCTAAGTCATCTGAACCTCTAGCATTAAATACAATTGCTCAAGAATGTGGATACACTGTCAGCACCACATCTAAAATCCTTGATACCTTACAATTAATTGAATATGTACAGCGTAACCCTGTTGACAAAAAATTTTCACTAGGCATTGCACTCATTCAGTATTCAAACGCCGCCTTAATGCAGTTTGATATTATTCGCGATTCTTATTTTGCCTTAAAAGCATTATTTGACGAATTTCATGAAACTGTACACCTCGGGATGTTAAAAGATAATCAAATGCTCTATATTAACAAATTTAGCTCTCCAGAAAATAATAAGCAAATGCTCTCGCAAATCGGTGGTACAAGAGAATTGTATTGTTCTGCAATGGGAAAAGCAATTCTTAGTACATTCTCAATTGAAAGACAAAAGGCTTATATTGATACGATTCATCTAACGCCGTTTACAAATCAAACGATTACTGATAAATCGATACTTACACAAGAAATTCAGATTGTAAGACAACAAGGTTTCGCAACGGACAATCGTGAAATTGAAAATCATTTATATTGCATTGGCGCTGCCATCCATACAGCAAATGAACCAACTGCTCAGTATGCTTTTAGTGTCACTATCCCTTATTATCGCTTAACCGATGAACTAAAACAAACTCTTATTAACCGTGTTTTGGAGACAAAAGAATTAATCGAAAAGATGGTACTATAA
- a CDS encoding helix-turn-helix domain-containing protein, producing the protein MKMTKIRGSRINTMISDQFEIWHVEDEVTNEKAIYHYHDYYEIHATLTGTAEFFIEGEIFTISPGTILLIHSNDLHRILKQNSDYFERVYIFVTPYFLEKHSTILSNLENAFKPSISNNHRSKVIKVSLEVLKEQLHFVTETSNNANKQEFGSEISLENRVVDYIVEINRWVNDQENVEEINGKRDSEMEGMINYVSENLISPSLTLEDMESHFFINKYHIIREFKKYTGLSFYQYVLKRRLLLSKQLLLKNPSAIEVFSECGFASYTNFLRAFKKEFSMTPKEFLKQSVNDMIRINHM; encoded by the coding sequence ATGAAAATGACAAAAATCAGAGGTTCTAGGATTAATACGATGATTTCTGATCAATTTGAAATATGGCATGTTGAAGATGAAGTGACCAACGAAAAAGCGATATATCATTATCATGACTACTATGAAATACATGCTACTCTTACCGGGACGGCAGAATTTTTTATTGAGGGTGAAATTTTTACTATATCGCCAGGAACTATACTATTAATACATTCGAATGATTTGCATCGAATTTTAAAGCAAAACTCAGATTATTTTGAGCGAGTATATATTTTTGTGACACCATATTTTTTAGAAAAACATTCAACGATATTGAGCAATTTAGAAAATGCTTTTAAGCCTTCAATATCGAATAATCATAGAAGTAAAGTGATTAAAGTGTCATTGGAAGTGCTAAAAGAACAACTACATTTTGTTACTGAAACATCTAATAATGCGAATAAACAAGAATTTGGCTCTGAAATTTCATTAGAAAATCGGGTGGTTGATTATATAGTTGAGATTAATCGATGGGTGAATGATCAGGAAAATGTTGAGGAGATAAACGGTAAGAGAGATAGCGAAATGGAAGGAATGATTAATTATGTTTCAGAAAATTTAATTTCACCTTCATTGACCTTAGAGGATATGGAATCTCATTTTTTTATAAATAAATATCATATTATTAGAGAATTTAAAAAATATACAGGACTATCCTTTTATCAATATGTTTTAAAAAGACGATTATTACTTTCAAAACAGTTGTTATTAAAGAATCCATCCGCTATAGAGGTATTTTCAGAATGTGGATTTGCTTCCTACACTAATTTTTTACGAGCATTTAAAAAAGAATTTAGTATGACACCAAAAGAGTTTTTAAAACAAAGCGTAAACGATATGATTCGTATCAATCATATGTAA
- a CDS encoding TRAP transporter large permease, producing the protein MALQAGIILFAIFAILLVLGMPIAIGIAASSIAALLLVVPFDISLFASAQKMVASLNSFSLVAIPFFVLSGIIMNNGGIADKLVKFAMLFVGRIPGGLAHTNVLGNALFGSMSSSAIAASTAIGGVLVPQQVAAGYDRKFATAVNIASAPTGMVIPPSSAFIMYSLVASGASISSLFLGGYLVGALWAVSIMIVAYIYAKKNNYAVTAKINRGEAWTIIKEALPSVMLIVIIIGGILTGIFTAIEASAIAVAYSLLISMFYYKTVKLNDLPKMLREAVLTTGTIAFLLATSSMMSFAMAFTGIPQAISAFILGLTTNKFLILLLVNLVLLLVGMFMDVGPAIMIFTPIFLPVVRSVGVDPVHFGLFAIMNLCAGSITPPVGTGLYVGSSVGSVKPEQMLKPLVPFFVAILTVLLLITYFPSIVMWLPNLAG; encoded by the coding sequence ATGGCATTACAGGCAGGTATTATATTATTTGCAATCTTTGCAATTTTATTGGTTTTAGGAATGCCAATAGCAATAGGGATAGCGGCATCTTCAATAGCTGCTCTATTATTAGTAGTTCCATTTGATATTTCATTATTTGCATCAGCACAAAAGATGGTAGCTAGTTTAAATAGCTTTTCGTTGGTTGCTATACCTTTCTTTGTACTATCTGGAATTATAATGAATAATGGAGGAATAGCAGATAAATTGGTGAAATTTGCAATGCTATTTGTTGGACGTATTCCAGGGGGATTAGCACATACGAATGTACTTGGAAATGCCTTATTTGGATCAATGTCTAGTTCAGCAATCGCTGCTTCAACAGCTATTGGAGGAGTATTGGTACCACAACAAGTAGCCGCTGGATACGATCGTAAATTTGCTACTGCTGTGAATATTGCTTCAGCACCAACTGGTATGGTAATACCACCTAGTTCAGCATTTATTATGTATTCATTAGTTGCTTCTGGTGCATCCATTTCATCATTATTTTTAGGTGGGTATCTTGTAGGAGCGTTATGGGCAGTTTCAATAATGATTGTTGCTTATATCTATGCTAAGAAAAATAATTACGCAGTGACAGCAAAAATTAACCGTGGAGAAGCATGGACAATTATTAAAGAAGCACTGCCTAGCGTGATGTTAATTGTTATCATTATTGGGGGGATATTAACAGGGATCTTTACTGCTATAGAAGCATCTGCCATTGCGGTAGCTTATTCTTTACTAATTTCAATGTTTTATTATAAGACAGTAAAATTAAATGACTTACCTAAAATGTTAAGGGAAGCGGTATTAACAACTGGTACAATAGCATTTTTGTTAGCAACATCTTCAATGATGTCATTCGCCATGGCGTTTACTGGCATTCCTCAAGCAATCAGTGCTTTTATTTTAGGTCTAACGACAAATAAATTTTTAATTTTATTACTTGTAAATTTGGTGTTACTACTAGTGGGTATGTTTATGGATGTTGGTCCAGCTATCATGATTTTCACACCTATCTTTTTACCAGTGGTAAGAAGTGTTGGCGTCGATCCTGTTCACTTTGGTTTGTTCGCGATTATGAATTTATGTGCAGGATCAATCACACCTCCAGTTGGAACTGGACTATATGTTGGTTCGAGCGTTGGCTCAGTGAAACCAGAGCAAATGTTAAAACCACTGGTGCCATTTTTTGTTGCAATCTTAACAGTATTGCTATTGATAACATATTTCCCAAGCATTGTCATGTGGTTACCAAATTTGGCAGGGTAG
- a CDS encoding TRAP transporter small permease, translating to MEQFRNLLDKILEVLCSVILTVMVLIVLFQIFTRVVLNNPNTVTEEIVRFSLVWLSMLSAAYVVGKRSHLAVTLLSDKLNLQNRKILDLIVQILFLVFSLLIMVYGGLKSVSVTLVQYSPSLGLPMGYVYLAVPVAGCLIFLYTLINLSDVLKGAK from the coding sequence ATGGAACAATTCAGAAATTTACTAGATAAGATTTTAGAAGTGCTATGCTCTGTTATCTTAACTGTGATGGTATTAATCGTATTATTTCAAATATTTACACGTGTAGTATTAAATAATCCGAATACTGTGACAGAAGAAATTGTACGTTTTAGTCTGGTGTGGTTATCAATGCTTTCAGCTGCTTATGTTGTTGGAAAGAGAAGCCATTTAGCAGTAACGTTACTCAGCGATAAGTTGAATTTACAAAATAGAAAAATCTTGGATTTAATAGTTCAAATACTATTTCTAGTATTCTCATTACTTATAATGGTTTATGGGGGGTTAAAATCTGTATCTGTTACATTAGTACAGTACTCTCCTTCCCTAGGGTTGCCGATGGGGTACGTTTATTTAGCTGTTCCAGTAGCTGGATGTTTAATTTTCTTATACACTTTGATAAATTTATCTGATGTACTTAAGGGGGCAAAGTAA
- a CDS encoding TRAP transporter substrate-binding protein, giving the protein MKNKYILSVLLLFTLFLSGCGQADASGKKVLRFAYASNSQPVIESMKEFGRLVEEKTNGEVSVAYFPDAQLGGEVELIELTQTGAIDFTKVSASALEGFSKDYSIFGIPYLFDNEEHYFKVMENEEIMNPIYASTKNLGFQGLTYYDSGQRSFYMKNGPVTSLDDIKGKKIRVMQSETAIKMIELLGGSAVPMGSNEVFTSLQAGLIDGAENNEFVLFTAGHGAVAKYYSYDEHTRIPDIVVMSNSVKEQLTEEQFQAVIEAAYESTQFEKAIFKEAVEAEKKAATEKYNIEYNEADSKEFQEAVQPLHNKFKNNEKYSGLYQKIRELAK; this is encoded by the coding sequence ATGAAAAACAAATATATATTGAGTGTCTTGTTATTATTTACACTTTTTTTAAGTGGGTGCGGACAAGCGGATGCTTCAGGTAAAAAAGTATTACGTTTTGCTTATGCAAGTAATAGTCAACCAGTTATCGAGTCTATGAAAGAGTTTGGTAGACTGGTAGAGGAAAAAACAAATGGTGAGGTTAGTGTTGCTTATTTTCCAGATGCTCAATTAGGCGGGGAAGTTGAGTTAATAGAATTAACACAAACGGGGGCTATTGATTTTACTAAAGTTAGTGCCTCAGCTTTAGAAGGATTTTCCAAAGATTATTCAATCTTTGGGATTCCATATTTATTTGATAATGAGGAGCATTATTTTAAAGTGATGGAAAACGAAGAAATAATGAATCCGATATATGCTTCTACTAAAAATTTAGGTTTTCAAGGACTCACATATTATGATTCAGGACAAAGAAGTTTTTACATGAAGAATGGTCCTGTAACATCATTAGATGATATTAAAGGGAAAAAAATTCGAGTGATGCAAAGTGAAACTGCCATTAAGATGATTGAGTTATTAGGTGGCTCGGCGGTACCAATGGGGAGTAATGAGGTTTTTACTTCATTGCAAGCAGGTTTAATTGATGGAGCTGAAAATAATGAGTTTGTATTATTTACAGCTGGACACGGAGCAGTCGCTAAATATTATTCATATGATGAACATACCCGTATTCCTGATATTGTTGTGATGAGTAATTCTGTTAAAGAGCAATTGACTGAAGAACAGTTTCAAGCGGTAATAGAAGCAGCTTATGAGTCAACTCAATTTGAAAAAGCCATTTTTAAGGAAGCGGTAGAAGCAGAGAAAAAAGCGGCAACAGAAAAATATAATATTGAATATAATGAAGCTGATAGTAAAGAATTTCAAGAAGCAGTTCAACCATTACACAATAAATTCAAAAATAATGAAAAATACAGTGGATTATATCAAAAGATTCGAGAATTAGCAAAATAG
- a CDS encoding glycoside hydrolase family 88 protein: MQRDHNIVEHLVEKKIVLEKIQLMMDNLTTIKDSGEFLLHFDEVVVDDKSWNVWNWPQGVGLFGIFKYYQLTNDKKALTIVTDWFEKQFEIGAPPKNINTMAPLLVMAYLYEETRDSRYLPYLELWADWAMNKLPRTKEGGFEHLTYGPENVEQMWDDTLMMTVLPLAKIGMLFNNQAYIEEAKRQFMIHAKYLQDRKTGLWFHGWTFEGNHNFAEALWARGNCWITIAIPEIIDILELSPNDGLRLFLLETLNRQVETLMECQHESGLWTTLLDDPNSYLESSATAGFTYGILKSIRKGYVSEQYLDKAEKAVQALISQIDEKGEVQNVSVGTGMGPDLDFYRNIAKTAMPYGQSLSVLALTEYLYTFV, from the coding sequence ATGCAGAGAGATCATAATATTGTTGAACATTTAGTTGAAAAAAAGATTGTATTAGAAAAAATTCAATTAATGATGGATAATTTAACTACAATAAAGGATTCGGGGGAATTTTTACTACATTTTGATGAAGTAGTGGTTGATGATAAAAGCTGGAATGTATGGAATTGGCCTCAAGGTGTGGGGTTGTTCGGTATTTTTAAATACTATCAACTGACAAATGATAAAAAAGCGTTAACAATTGTTACCGATTGGTTTGAAAAACAATTTGAAATTGGAGCACCCCCCAAAAATATAAATACAATGGCGCCTTTATTAGTAATGGCCTATTTATATGAGGAAACGAGAGATTCTCGATATTTACCATATTTGGAATTGTGGGCAGATTGGGCAATGAATAAGTTGCCTAGAACGAAAGAAGGAGGATTTGAACACTTAACATATGGTCCGGAAAATGTAGAACAGATGTGGGATGACACATTAATGATGACAGTCTTGCCATTAGCTAAAATTGGTATGCTATTTAATAATCAAGCATATATTGAAGAAGCTAAACGACAATTTATGATTCATGCTAAGTATTTACAAGATCGCAAGACAGGTTTATGGTTCCATGGATGGACGTTTGAGGGAAATCATAATTTCGCAGAAGCGTTATGGGCACGAGGAAATTGCTGGATTACAATTGCAATACCAGAAATTATTGATATTTTAGAATTGAGTCCTAATGACGGTTTACGCCTATTTTTATTAGAAACTCTAAATCGACAAGTAGAAACATTAATGGAGTGTCAACATGAGTCAGGATTGTGGACGACTTTATTAGACGATCCAAATAGTTATTTAGAGAGTTCAGCTACTGCCGGTTTTACTTATGGTATCCTTAAATCGATAAGAAAAGGTTACGTTTCTGAACAATACCTAGATAAAGCTGAAAAAGCAGTACAAGCGCTAATTAGTCAGATTGATGAAAAAGGTGAAGTACAAAATGTATCTGTAGGAACAGGAATGGGACCTGACTTAGACTTTTATCGAAATATAGCAAAAACTGCAATGCCCTACGGTCAATCACTGTCAGTTTTAGCTTTAACAGAATATCTATATACGTTTGTGTAA
- the rhaM gene encoding L-rhamnose mutarotase, which produces MQRLALVMKVYEDKYEEYKRRHDLIWPELVDELKKHGVHNYSIFLHESTGQLFAYLEVEDIKIYAQISKTDACKKWWAFMKDIMETNEDNSPQTQSLREVFYL; this is translated from the coding sequence ATGCAGAGATTAGCATTGGTAATGAAAGTTTATGAAGATAAATATGAAGAATATAAACGACGTCATGATTTAATTTGGCCAGAGTTAGTGGATGAATTAAAAAAACATGGAGTACATAACTATTCAATATTTTTACACGAATCAACAGGACAGTTATTTGCCTATCTTGAAGTTGAAGATATAAAAATATATGCTCAGATAAGTAAGACAGATGCATGTAAAAAGTGGTGGGCTTTTATGAAAGACATTATGGAGACTAACGAAGATAATAGTCCGCAGACACAGTCATTGCGAGAAGTATTTTATTTATAA
- a CDS encoding rhamnogalacturonan acetylesterase, translated as MRKIFIAGDSTASIKEKQAYPETGWGEAFRFMLSNRIELRDYAVNGRSTKSFITDGLFDKIDKEIEAGDYLLIQFGHNDGKIDDEMRYTDPTSEYPENLVKYINMARKHNATPILLTSISRRMFENGTLVENNIGPYPNVMRKVAQDEDVLLLDINRFSEALLKKIGDQESKKLHLHIKAGEHPNYPEGIEDNTHFSPLGAWTYAYEIAKLLKQTELGKDIYLPY; from the coding sequence ATGAGAAAAATATTTATAGCAGGAGATTCGACAGCATCTATAAAGGAAAAACAAGCTTATCCTGAGACTGGATGGGGAGAGGCCTTTCGCTTTATGTTATCGAATAGAATTGAATTGAGAGATTATGCTGTCAATGGGCGGAGTACTAAATCGTTTATTACAGACGGTTTATTCGACAAAATTGATAAAGAAATTGAAGCGGGCGATTATTTATTGATTCAATTTGGTCATAATGACGGTAAAATAGATGACGAAATGAGATATACCGATCCAACAAGTGAATACCCTGAAAATTTAGTGAAGTACATTAATATGGCTAGAAAGCATAACGCAACGCCGATTCTATTAACATCAATATCAAGAAGAATGTTTGAAAATGGGACTTTAGTAGAAAATAATATTGGTCCCTATCCAAATGTTATGAGGAAAGTAGCTCAAGATGAAGATGTTCTATTATTGGATATCAATCGTTTTTCAGAAGCTTTATTAAAAAAAATAGGTGACCAAGAGTCAAAAAAATTACATTTGCATATTAAAGCGGGTGAACATCCAAATTATCCAGAGGGAATTGAAGATAATACGCATTTTTCGCCATTAGGAGCGTGGACTTACGCATATGAAATTGCAAAACTATTAAAACAAACAGAATTAGGTAAGGATATATATCTACCTTATTAA
- a CDS encoding sugar phosphate isomerase/epimerase yields MFPLNLGIRAHDMRDGEFETVVKMMRGYGLKHAQLAPFKQFGTELKNHNSLSPGFANHIRHQLERNEVDISVLGCYINIVHLDDEIKEEELSKYFTALRLAKNFGATLVGTETGSVGNGYTLENYKEESFERMLASVKRMVNEAEKWGITVGIEPGVNHPLHNIEKTEKLLKSIPSQHLQLILDPVNLLTTKTHQNQVLITNEAIEKLGNRVAVFHLKDYVIEDDKVKFVPLGQGIMDIKPILAYAKYQRPLIQISMEETKEVNLVESLKYIQSEYEKV; encoded by the coding sequence ATGTTTCCATTAAATTTAGGTATTAGAGCACATGATATGAGAGATGGGGAATTTGAAACAGTAGTAAAAATGATGCGAGGATACGGATTAAAACATGCGCAATTAGCTCCATTTAAACAGTTTGGAACTGAATTAAAAAATCATAATTCGTTGTCACCGGGCTTTGCAAATCATATACGACATCAATTAGAACGTAATGAAGTAGATATTTCTGTATTGGGTTGTTATATCAATATAGTTCACTTGGACGATGAAATTAAGGAAGAAGAATTATCTAAGTATTTTACTGCATTAAGATTAGCAAAAAATTTTGGTGCTACATTGGTTGGAACAGAAACTGGCTCAGTGGGTAATGGTTATACATTAGAAAATTATAAAGAGGAATCGTTTGAACGTATGTTGGCATCGGTTAAACGCATGGTCAATGAAGCTGAAAAATGGGGAATAACTGTTGGTATTGAGCCTGGAGTCAATCATCCCTTGCATAATATTGAAAAAACAGAAAAATTGTTAAAGAGTATCCCATCGCAACATTTACAACTTATTTTAGATCCGGTAAATCTGCTGACAACTAAGACACATCAAAATCAAGTTTTAATAACTAATGAAGCTATTGAAAAGTTAGGAAATCGTGTAGCGGTATTTCATTTAAAAGATTATGTCATTGAAGATGATAAAGTGAAATTTGTCCCATTAGGACAAGGTATTATGGACATTAAACCAATTTTGGCTTATGCGAAATATCAACGTCCGCTGATTCAAATTAGTATGGAAGAAACAAAAGAAGTTAACTTGGTCGAGAGTTTGAAATATATCCAATCTGAGTATGAAAAAGTTTAA
- the kduD gene encoding 2-dehydro-3-deoxy-D-gluconate 5-dehydrogenase KduD, which translates to MSELNQYSRNFFDLDGKVIIVTGGNTGLGQAYAVAFAESGADLFITTYDKDWETTRELIEAKGRKVHFFQIDLTAEGAADAVVKECLDVYGKIDVLVNNAGTIRRAPLLEYKDEDWRAVMDINLNASYYLSHAVAKVMAEQKSGKIINVASMLAFQGGKFVPPYTASKHAVAGITKAFANELGALNIQVNAIAPGYIKTANTAPIRENVVRNKEILDRIPAGHWAEPHELMGAIVFLASRASDYVNGHILAVDGGWLVR; encoded by the coding sequence ATGTCAGAATTAAATCAATATTCTAGAAACTTTTTTGATTTAGACGGTAAAGTAATTATCGTAACAGGAGGCAACACTGGACTAGGACAAGCGTATGCTGTTGCATTTGCGGAGTCAGGAGCCGATTTATTCATTACAACTTATGATAAAGATTGGGAGACTACTCGTGAATTAATTGAGGCAAAAGGGCGTAAAGTACACTTTTTCCAAATTGATTTAACCGCTGAAGGTGCTGCAGATGCTGTGGTTAAAGAATGTTTAGATGTATATGGAAAAATTGATGTATTAGTAAATAACGCAGGGACTATCCGTCGTGCACCATTATTAGAATATAAAGATGAAGATTGGCGTGCCGTAATGGATATTAACTTGAATGCATCTTACTATTTAAGCCATGCAGTAGCAAAAGTAATGGCTGAACAAAAATCAGGTAAAATTATTAATGTGGCTTCTATGTTAGCGTTCCAAGGAGGAAAATTTGTTCCACCGTATACAGCAAGTAAACATGCAGTAGCAGGAATTACAAAAGCTTTTGCGAATGAATTAGGTGCATTAAATATTCAAGTAAATGCTATTGCACCAGGTTATATTAAGACAGCTAATACAGCTCCAATTCGTGAGAATGTAGTACGTAATAAAGAAATCTTAGACCGTATTCCAGCAGGGCATTGGGCAGAACCGCATGAATTAATGGGAGCTATTGTATTCTTAGCAAGTCGTGCGTCAGATTACGTGAATGGTCACATTTTAGCTGTTGATGGCGGTTGGTTAGTTCGTTAG